Genomic segment of Molothrus aeneus isolate 106 chromosome 3, BPBGC_Maene_1.0, whole genome shotgun sequence:
AAAATTTAGTAacacagtaatttttctttttatgaatgACTTCAGAATAATATTTGTTATAAAGAGTAACTTCAAAGTTTTGCATTATCAACAGTATTTTTTAGAAACTAAAACGGTAAATCAAAGTTTAGCTTGCAAAGTCTGTGTATTAAAGAAGCAAAGTGGTgaccaggaagaaaaaaaataatgggcTTTATTGATTTTTATGCATGTAAAATTAATTCTTAGCTGGAGGAGTGAAATCTCCAAGATAAACAAGTTAATTCCTGCAATTTAAAAAGTCTACCACGggaatgtattaaaaatatgctttaatTATGATTAAATCTTAAAACATTTccgattttaaaaatattcgtTTAAACCCTTGAATCATCTTGTATTCTGTAGTTGCTGCGAAGTGAGAAAAGCTTCTATATTGATTGTAAACAAATGGAAAATAGGGATAATATTGTATTTTTGGTGGGAATTATGTTTTCATATCTTGTATAAGCATATATTTACTATTACATCCTTATTTACAgcttcttaattaaaaaaaataaagctgtgtGAATTTTAATTCACACAAAAATATCAGTGTATGAACATGAGTGAATAGAACCTACCAGGAGACATCATGGATTGTTCTTGGAATTGTTTCAAAGCATCCTTCAATCTCTCTGTATCCTGTAGCAATACAAGGGATTTCAGCTGATGCAGATGAATCACATCTGAGGAAGAGATGGTGCGAAGTTCAAGACATTGTAAGAGCTCTTGGACAGTTGCTGAATTTACAGCAGCGTCTCTGCATTGTGAATTCTCTGCAAAAACAGTTAGAAAACTATGTTAAAATATTCAGTGAACTCAGAGAGTTTTCctaattacaattttttttcctaagacaGCATCCTCCTTTTTAGTACAAGTCACAACCAAATATCAAGTACTAAAGAGTAGCTTGTTAAacattttttgttaaatattaaaacaatgGTAAAGCAAAAACTACAAAAATCAGTAAGTGAAAAGGACAATAGGATTCATAATGATAGGAATACAAGAAGAATCAAATTTTCAAAGTTAGCAGAGAAAGAAGGTGTGAAGAAGAAACTGTACTGTGGCCAAAGCACTGTGTTTTTGCTTCCTACACACTATATATGATGAACTGCACAGACATTTGGAGAAGGGAGCAACTCTGTGGAACAACTGCAAAGCACTTCTGGAGGCAAACAACTACTTTGGTATtccacctttatttttttatttaagaagcAACTATTGCAGCATGCAAGACCACAGAGAAGGACACACATTGTTGTAATGGGTTAACCTTtgctggatgccaggtgcccaTCAAGATGCTCCATCACTTCCCTTCCCAGTGGGACAGTATAGCAATGCTGTGATGGCCCCGacgaggggagagaatgatgcatctgactccatggatatcaggaggttaattaattactttattatccaaaactgaatctgccaagcactcaaccctgcacacaactgctcacactgcactgtcacccaacagtcctgACAAACACActcttggccctgataggccaaggaaacaaaacagcatgactttgggtaaacaatctccatgttgcattctacttttgcacaatcacaggcacagcaaatgataagaattgttttcctttctctgaggttcagagaatgtgaatcccagaaatattcttgggaagaactgtgccttgcttttctctgtgaagagaaatgttgCTACAGGACAAGGCAgagaaaatgagatgaaaatcaGCTCATAGGTTGAGATAAGGCAGTttactaaaaaacccaaaaccacgaaaaacccaaccaaaactaGCAGATGTTTGCAGACACATaattaaagagaaagaagggGTTATTCTCTATTTTTCACCAGCAAGTGATATTCAGCCACTTCCTGGGAAGCATGGCTTCAGCCCATGTAGTGGCTGCTCTGGAAGGCCAACACTGTAAAAGAACAAACGCCCCtgttcttcctccctcccttagCTTTTATATCTGAGCTGATGTCAtctggtatggaatatccctttggctaATTTGGGTCAGCTGGCCTGGTTGCATCCCCTCCCAGGATCttgcccattcccagccccttgATGGAGGGGAATGTTGGAGAGATGGCACTGGTaaggtgccagcactgcccagcagtaACCAAAACTCTGGTGTGTTTCAACGCCTTTCCAAAGCACTGTGAGGGCTGCTGTGCACAATGAACTCCAGTTCAGCCACACCCAATACAATTGTTTATACAGTACTAAATCATAAACTCACTCTTTCATCCCAGcaatgtgttgttttttttaccaGCAAGACACCTGAGAAGTACAGAATTTTCCCCATTCAGATTTTTAACATATGTACTAGAAGTATAATCCAATGTGACCATTTGAAAATGCACCTAAAAGCAATGGCTTccaatttagtttaaaaaaaatagggagTGTTAAAGTCATTCAACTAGAAAAGGCAAACAGCATAATGTCAGATCTATATATAAACTGGGATTTGCCTAACAAGAAAGTTAGTCACTCTGATTTATAGACGTCATATCTCATCTGCAGATGAAATTCCTTTCTACTAAGAATTCCCCTCTGTGGATTCCAAGGTCCTCGCTGGCTCAACACTCCAATCTGCTGGTTTGAAACTACAGCCAGTCAGTCTGTCAAAAACTACCAAAATCGGAACTTGACTTGCAGGAAAGCTGGCAGTTCAACAACACTCTTTCTTAAAAATCAACATGcaacacagctggggacaacTCATCAAGTTTCTGTTCTGGGTCATGTATTAACAGCAGAACTTGAAGAATTTGCAATCTTTCTTGGTCACTGTGGAGTTCCACTACAGCAAATGCAAGTAGCTTAGGTTGCATTTACTTAGCCATATGGTGAAGTAGTAAAATTCTTAATTTTGGTGATGGAAATACCTTAGGCAGAAAGTAGGATAGATTTCAAATGCTAGGATTAGTATGAAGACCTGATGCAACAGGAAAATTTAACATTaagcaaagaaaattctgtgtATAAATCTTGAAAAAGTTAACATGAAATCCCTGATGTCATCTTAACAAGGTTTTTACAGTCATTCTGTAACCAAAAGATGAATTTTATGGTACTAGAAGCTGATAGCTCTGCCTCAAGATGGACTAATACAGGTAGGTAAGCTATTTTATATTCTCCATTCAGCTCCACAGTGACCAATGAACATTGGATAGGCCACTAGGGATAAATCTATGCAATTCTTTTAAAAGTACTAGGGAATGTGCATTGAGCATCAGTTCCCATTCAACTTGTTCACAAGCATTTTATGCTAATATACTTTCCTAGTGCCAATAGTATCTTCCCTGTTCCTGTACATGCTGTCTGTCTCGATTTCCTTATAGAATTCAAATAGATCTCCTGAGACACAGAGCATTCAGAAAACTAGATTGGTTCAGAGATACTAAGCATGAAAGTAGTTTAGGTAGCAATTGCCCTTATTTGAAGTTCTCTGAAAGCAAGTAATCCTTCTGGATGTTTGcttgcagaggggaaaaataattttaaccaCTTGTCCCAAGTGCATTTGAATGTTTCGGAGAAGAGCAAGGAACATCATGTATATTTTCAAAGACAGATGACCACAGGTTTTTTCTATTGATATGAATTCTTGCATATTCATGTGCAGACCAGAAAGTGGGACAAATACTAGGTACTCACGTGCCTTACTTCTTCTCACATGCCTCTCTTCAAGAGGGACACTTCTTTAGTAGATTTGTCCCATTTTACAGCGCTAATAAATGCATATCCATTTTCCCCTGTGTGGTAATACTcataaaaagaaaggagaaagagtgGTACATACTGtcagtaaaataaatttgttgTGTTGCCTGCAGGAAGTCCAGAATGCTATCTGCCTTTTCACCTATGTCTTTTAagcctgctgcttcttctttgTTGCTTTTGTCAGGCTGATATGTAAAATCCACGCTGGTAGTTTTTGTTATTAAGCCAgctgctctctttttttctttctgtcgcttctttttcattttcctcttcttgttTTTGCTTATTTTGTGACCgtctgtttgctgcagctgtaAATTATCTTGAACAACAGTCTCTTGCATTCCCAAATCTGTTTGTTCTCCATGGAAATTACTAGAGATTTGTGAACTGctcttttgtttcttccttcGAATGCGCTTTCTCTTGGTTTGCCCTTGATATTCCTCTTCTGCGGATTCAAAAGAGACATGAGAGCTGTAAATAAGAAGATCTGTAATAAGCATTTTAGAACGGCATACAATGAAATATGACACCCTTCAAATTCTGAGATACCTGAGTGGCTCTAACCTTACTTTTATGCTTACAATGTCTTTCAGTACTACAATGTCAAAGTCAACTTTTCTGAATGCATTAAAAAGAcatgcttttttcccttctgctttcaATAAAGACTGTATTCTCCTTCATGCTACATACTTTACATCCCATTTACATTCTTAAGGCAGATAATACAGCTCTACACAGAGTGAGGTCAAAAGAATGCCCAGAGCAAAAAACCAGTATGGGCAGACTGGGTGACATGACATGAGAGAGCTTCCCAAAGAGTCCCACACCACCAGCTGGTAGACTTGACCAAGAACACAAGAAGAATGTACATAATTTACAATGAAAGATAATAGTGTTTATATTGATGATATCCATTCAtgacagtgctgtgctgtgctctaaAAACACCAGACATACGTTTCTGACTcatctcttttctcctccttaaACATTCTCCTCCTTTGGGATATCTTACTGCTAGCTCAGTTTTGGACGTCATCTTTATAGGAAAAGCATGCAAGGCAACAGTGACCTTGGCAGTAATCTCTAATTTCTTTAATAGCCTGCCTTGGTTCTGTTGTTCCCTTGCTACATTATAATTTCCTTACTACCTAATTCTTCAAAAGCCTCAGATGTCACAGGAAATAAGTCCCTCTTGCTCTTCAAGACAGCTTTTGGCTTCTTTACTCAGATCTTAACCCTATATACAAAGCCCAGGTTTTAAAGTAATCTCTGACCCTGAACTGATTTTTCCTCCCACACACTCACTTCCATCAATTAGCCCCTCTAGCACTAGCCAAGGAAGATTTGGCCAGAAGCAAAAAACTATCCTGCCTCTGAGTGCACTGCTGCTGAAGTCCATATTCATGTCTATAATAATTGCTAACTAACTACTGGACTTCCCTCATTCATGATCTAACAAAATCCCCACACATTTAAACAACATGGATTGCAGAATTCCAGTTTTCTTTTATGTATTGAGTTTGCATGCCAAGATTTTGGTCACAGGGCCTACAGTGATGACTGCAGTGAAGAATTGCTAGAAGCTTCTCctatgtccagcagagccaatgtCAGCAAGCTCCAAGAtggacctgctgctggccaaggctgagtcATCAGTGATGGCAGTAATGCCTCTGGGGTAACACAGTtatccatatatatatacatatatatatatgtaacacATAGttaaagaaggggaaaaagttaTTGTGCAGATGCAATTACAACTagagaagagcagagtgagaatatgtgagtcAAAcgactctgcagacaccaaggtcagtggagaaggatgCTCCAGATGCCAGAGCAGATTCCCCTGCAGTCTGTGGTGAAGATCacggtgaagcagctgtgcccctgcagcccatggaggttcatggtggagcagagatccTCTTGTTGAGGACCCTCACTTGAGCAAGTGCAAGCCTGAGGGAGGCTGTGACCTCACTGGAAGCCacgctggagcaggctcctggcaggatctGTGGTCCTGTGGTGATaggagcccacactggagcaggtttgctggcaggacttgtgaccccaCAGAGGACCCAAACCATGCCTGAAGGACTGCATGCTGTGGGAAAGGACTAATGCTGGAGCAGTTCATGAAGAGCTGCAGTCCATGGGAAGGACTCATGCTGGAGGAGTGTCCCCCATAGGCTGGACCCCATgccagagaaggagaaggactCCTTTCCCTGAGGAGATGAAAAGCCTGAAACCCAcattccccatctccctgtgctgctggtggggaggaggtagagaaCTGGGAATAAAGTTAAGCCTGGGAAGACTGGGGGGAGAACAGAAAGGTGCTTTTAAGATtagattttactttttcctaTCCTGGTCTAATTTTTattggtaataaattcaattagtTTCCCCaagctgagtctgttttgcccatgacagtaaTCACTGAatgatctctccctgcccttatcTTGTGAACCTTTAGTAATATCTTCtatctcctgtccagctgaggacaGTAACAGAATGGCATTGGTGGGTGCATGGCATTCAGCCAAGGTGAAAACACCATATTCTGAAGTTTTGCTCTAGAAAGTTAAGACATTAATCCTTCCCTCAACCCCTACCTGCATGCTTCTAAGTTCCTTACAATGCCCTAAGACTACTACTGTTATTTATCTGGATTTACACCATTCTCTTAGGGTCAAAGCAACCTTGCTTGGCTAAGGCTGGTGTGATACAGGAGAGACCTCTGAAGCCTAATGCTTGTTTCAGAATGATATGCATAATCTCCTGAAGTGTCTCAGATATTCTCAGCATGTTTGGCTTTCTCATCACTCCTCCCCCTAACCAGTCTTTGTCGCTATTTTCTCCATGGTTGGAGGCCCtctctttaatttctgtttctttttctgtcttgaaCTCTGTCATCTCTGAGCCACTTTCTCTTTAAATATCACTTCAGACTTTTAGTTCTTTAGCTGTCAGATGACTCACTGCAAAGCAGTTTTCCATACTTTCAATGAAGAAGgctgcataaaaataaatttgctgtATTGTAATTGAACACCACAGCACATTAAAGACATGCCAAACATCACCCTGGACCCACAGTGTGGAATGTTTCGCACCCATGGTATTTGAGCTAAATATCTTTATATGTGATTTGGACATATGGGATGTGGGAAAAATAACGTCTGTGTCATCCTGAAGGCATAAAATATCAGAACTAAGGCAGATATGAATGGTGAAAGATGCTATAAACAAAACATCATGTTTCATCTTAAGATCTAATTTGGATTTTCATGGaagtatttcatttaaaataggtgaatttcactgcaaatatatatatatatatatatatacacacattgATTTTGCAAAATTTCTCAGCCCTCTGTTGACCTGAACAGCACTGTTTGCTAATAACACTACTTTAATCTATGTTCTCAGCAAAGTGGCCTAACTTGTTCTCTAAGCACCTGAGACCCCCAAATCTCAGTGAAACCATAGCATGGTGTGTAGCCAAGCACCCTTCCTTAGTTTGAGatcacttggaaaaaaacaaggcaGAAGCCAGGGTGGGGCTTAAGATAGCCAATGTTTTGAGTCAAATCCAGAAGTTTCCTTATCCTAAGTAGCTCAGGACAGCAGAAGGTCTGAAGAGACTACAGTGAAGCTGTCAAAAGGCAGAATGAATATAGTATTCTCATGTGTAGGTATTAAGATAAATGCCTGGCTGAAAGGAAGCCAGAACTCTGCTGACTTTCCTCCAACTCAGGAGACAAATACAAGACTCTGCCTAGTTCTCTTGAGGAGCTAGAATGGCAGTCCTTTAGCAGTTTTGGTTATTCTTTGCCCTGTATTCTAGTATCTGTGTAGTATCTACTGTTCCATGTGTGGGAGTTACCAGTGATTCAACATCAGGAACAAATACAATTAGATGCTTATGAATGCAAAGCAATGCACACAAAAGCTCGATGCTGGGGTAAAGTGAGCTGTTATCagctcaggaaaaacaaaagccatACCTGTACATCAGCATGGAAAGCTCAATGAAAACATTTGCTCAGTTGGTATCAGTGATCACAACAGCTAATACCTTGTTTGCATACATaagaaaagagatggaaaataacaggaaaaatattccaaagCTATTATATAAACCTATTGTACTGTTCAAGCTGTGTTTCTTAGCATAATTCCAGAACAGTAAGGTTTTGGCAGGCAAAAGGAGGACACTCACAGAAGTTAGCAGAGAAAGAAACTCCAAGAAGATTTGTATGATTTAACTTGAAAGAGTAAAATAATAGACTTAATTTCTGCCTCCTCATATGAAACAGGATGACAACTGAGCTGTTTCACAAGCTAATAGAAGaaagtaaaacttttttttttcccactaatGGTACAGTTTGCTGTAGATTTCCCATGCACGTGGCATGCAGAGGAGCCAAGAGAACTGCTTGTTCATATAGCCAGCAAGGCTACCTGATTACAACAGCCATgctaaaatataaatgaaagcTATACAAGAAACATACACCATAAAGTTTATGTCACAGCCCACACAATGACCTTAACAAATGACATATTCAGTGGGATTCGCCTCCCACAGCTTTAGCTGCCTGAAAATACTTAGTGCATACTTAGACCTGTGCTCCCTTTGATAACCCAAAAGACACTTTCTTCTTCAGAAAGCAGTTTATCCCATCCTAAACCAGCAGGGATGGAAATGCAATCTGTAGGACATCATCTCTCTCCCCTCTTCCATTAACCACAAAGGAAATCGAGATGATGAGCTCTGACTAGATGCTTGCAACACCGGAGAAGAATCAGTCTCTTTTACAGGAAATATTGGTACACAGGAGGGTGTTTCTTAACATGAGTCTGCTCATCAGATGATTTTTACTAATTAACAAAATCCACTGTTTtataaaaagccccaaacaagACCCAACTTTTGAACTTATCTCTACATTTCAAGCCAGTATGGGAGGCCTGATAAAATTCCAATAGATACAAATTTGGTTCTAATAATTTTTCCCACTGACAGAAAAGATTTGTTATGTCAAAGCTAAGCAATTCTAAAAAAATGCAGGGAATATACACTATGAAAGCAATCTCAGCATGTTGAGTAAGTACTTAAGCAACAATGATAGGAATAGCTTTTGAACCACACTAACT
This window contains:
- the ERICH1 gene encoding glutamate-rich protein 1 isoform X2 is translated as MAGSRKSDKDATVMSPRRVYTMDLPPEGYVAVTPDALSNAVSENSGSSADSTEEEYQGQTKRKRIRRKKQKSSSQISSNFHGEQTDLGMQETVVQDNLQLQQTDGHKISKNKKRKMKKKRQKEKKRAAGLITKTTSVDFTYQPDKSNKEEAAGLKDIGEKADSILDFLQATQQIYFTDKNSQCRDAAVNSATVQELLQCLELRTISSSDVIHLHQLKSLVLLQDTERLKDALKQFQEQSMMSPDHAKVATSLFHYWITDILPVKNRK
- the ERICH1 gene encoding glutamate-rich protein 1 isoform X1 translates to MAGSRKSVFLAKLLKRLYGETSSSSLVQTSSREKEVVLENPRSKSKEKNLDNVQISSADASTSTNTPCKSFQDKDATVMSPRRVYTMDLPPEGYVAVTPDALSNAVSENSGSSADSTEEEYQGQTKRKRIRRKKQKSSSQISSNFHGEQTDLGMQETVVQDNLQLQQTDGHKISKNKKRKMKKKRQKEKKRAAGLITKTTSVDFTYQPDKSNKEEAAGLKDIGEKADSILDFLQATQQIYFTDKNSQCRDAAVNSATVQELLQCLELRTISSSDVIHLHQLKSLVLLQDTERLKDALKQFQEQSMMSPDHAKVATSLFHYWITDILPVKNRK